The following proteins come from a genomic window of Musa acuminata AAA Group cultivar baxijiao chromosome BXJ1-7, Cavendish_Baxijiao_AAA, whole genome shotgun sequence:
- the LOC103992033 gene encoding uncharacterized protein LOC103992033 isoform X4, with protein MAISMQPWMFKLHELFHLKLSLLFPITILRFLEDILLSSAETLHSGSPSANPGEAVYMENGMSISHWCKLCLGILAPNDISGWEWTGGSSTKGVFFGSKASNAPTLVNNIGTISDIKSFGGSWRSAEPLNNSVVPSHPYTMVGHTAQEKSVNKVQDNEYQRYNLDGCNLFQEKIHSSEQVIKPVLSKNQSMQIAKQSPTCVGSEKLHSTLCKGKEIIDHHLDTDGVNYNTKFVDQSVALPCLWANNSVNHGCDISSNNFSIDTSLADKDGASNIELRLGQPSQKCHIFAGSYPTPVLEFGATCNPKKPHFHQQLKQQVDNAYDRKKTSQSLHFTASETLCSNKRLERHATTAVNTYNHSESEDLSRSANKNPLISLFLSHLEGNSTSLSLDNFFNSSDHLPSRVPSGDSPVKLKVSNPVGDATHGIERKSEASKLDFLNILDERKSLLAADNGIVKSVCIVKDNQIANTREIDTSFSKKCPQISVSVDASQTSFYPDQLSGMLQKLGGKIPKQHDLASVSNKDYCNHAVHGSSDPVPSEMVGHDSLNSDIPMSLASTSLCSLEPKKKVLNTTQHLMDVNLKNFAFRHMVGLTTQKSSTSLKKSPQHHKLCCLSSMEPQLDGCQDLEMQRDAGEGNYCRNYHEISKIAIKSVHSCPSCQSGRGMDIFPGHPCHTGSTRSCNCTGSTQRVPLSSEKYCKRFSTCCICDVDEQPCLRLGRLGSNCFTGSLKHGMCNHKEHNSCLSQHCCSSVLPYCVSGFCTSGGNKTFHALSERRVCGQAKVMHATPDHDKDYLIPDRKRICLAHCGCSKNKFVPRNDQKTSFWRDVPKKVYADADISSTFKIAQALETTKRIGDQLDDCSPEFDGTRQSSQSTRAQKMFNMSSGSSAPVVTEVSTEVNNLTSCAANIRTTNMIHDLLVDEGSGNEKCGSSDEAVGGGECEETIHIMGKVDVATPGFHHLAGHSSVGLIDELCLMSPLKTKRVRNMNKCCADQENVNKNLNFERTPKTANRNESMELNGPDMLIPLSDYAFPSEIPNNLRHLEIDHSRSQGEVSPQPVSVKKKTHLSTCGSSSVKRKRSSLSCNKSNFERFSIQHKLQEDIEKRILDDDHSLSRVETSRKKTKQVLAAYLKQENSTRTGKPPKYMSLNCIGNTFSNIKTTLPKKSRPIVCGNSGIIYCGETDGDQKPPKIISLSLILKNARRCSTVEVYNTSLGLDNELSSLKLLHEKDMPSSCSENGQNPKFLRISGENKGYSSKNGGYLDTLSAGKETDSVLGPGLHPKQLKSQSRPKQKDVHTQSLNRFGAKHRHATKNSCLSASGINECSKSIEAENELNDFPSTTVDGVEHQNEKLHPREILESALPTNIPSFAKLKNNQDHAGKLSQVSRRRCSQGYKFPSFLLNSDSFCCVCGSSNQDDANHLIECNDCLIKVHQACYGVSKIPKGHWSCRPCKANSQNIVCVLCGYGGGAMTRALKCQNIVRSLLKAWRVSKTSYSGKSVPSESTENEFFNPSSVGEVPKFDKCGLAPLGEIISDFSPKAALKLDMQMQTNFPESKNCMPEKFQTHNSITAGVLDPSTKQWVHMVCGLWTPGTRCPNVDTMSTFDVSGALPAKKNIVCSICNRPGGSCIECRVPTCCIPFHPWCAHQKGLLQSEIEGDDNERVGFYGRCPHHATLNSCLPDSHVMDPEEESPGSNEWTCARTEGFKGRKREKGYKPNTQRPCDNGVCIVSQEQINAWLHINGQKSCTRGVVRQPCSDVEYDLRKEYIRYKQSKGWKHLVVYKSGIHALGLYTSQFIARGAMVVEYVGEIVGLRVADKREAEYQSGRRIQYKSACYFFRIDKEHIIDATRKGGIARFVNHSCLPNCVAKVISIRNEKKVVFFAERDINPGEEITYDYHFNSEDEGKKIPCFCNSRNCRRYLN; from the exons ATTCTGGCACCAAATGATATCAGTGGATGGGAGTGGACAGGTGGCTCATCAACAAAAGGTGTCTTTTTTGGTTCCAAGGCTAGTAATGCTCCAACCTTGGTAAATAACATTGGGACAATCAGTGATATCAAGTCATTTGGTGGATCTTGGAGATCTGCAGAACCTTTGAATAATAGTGTTGTACCTAGTCATCCATACACAATGGTAGGGCACACTGCCCAGGAGAAATCTGTAAACAAGGTACAAGATAATGAATATCAGAGGTACAATTTGGATGGATGTAATCTTTTCCAAGAGAAGATTCACAGTTCCGAGCAAGTTATCAAGCCTGTTCTGTCAAAGAACCAGTCCATGCAGATAGCGAAGCAAAGTCCTACTTGTGTTGGTTCTGAGAAACTTCATTCAACTCTATGTAAGGGAAAAGAAATTATCGACCATCATTTAGATACTGATGGTGTCAATTACAACACCAAATTTGTAGATCAATCTGTTGCCCTACCATGTTTGTGGGCCAACAATTCTGTAAACCATGGTTGTGATATCAGCAGTAACAACTTCTCCATTGATACGTCTCTTGCTGATAAGGATGGCGCTTCAAACATAGAATTGAGGCTTGGTCAACCATCTCAAAAATGTCATATATTTGCAGGTTCCTATCCAACACCTGTGCTGGAATTTGGAGCCACATGTAACCCAAAGAAGCCACACTTTCATCAGCAACTAAAGCAACAAG TTGATAATGCCTATGATAGAAAGAAGACTAGTCAAAGTCTACATTTCACTGCTTCAGAGACATTATGTTCAAATAAAAGACTCGAACGGCATGCAACTACAGCTGTTAATACTTACAATCATTCTGAATCAGAAGATCTGAGTCGCAGTGCAAACAAGAATCCACTGATTTCACTGTTTCTCTCACACCTTGAGGGGAACAGTACATCTCTTTCTCTTGATAACTTTTTTAATAGCAGCGATCATCTTCCATCTAGGGTGCCTAGTGGTGACTCTCCTGTTAAACTTAAAGTTTCCAATCCTGTAGGAGATGCAACTCATGGTATTGAAAGAAAATCTGAGGCAAGTAAGTTGGATTTTCTCAATATCTTAGATGAAAGAAAGAGCCTTCTGGCTGCTGATAATGGCATAGTGAAATCTGTGTGCATAGTGAAAGATAACCAAATTGCCAATACTAGAgagattgatacatcttttaGTAAGAAGTGTCCTCAAATTAGTGTATCTGTGGATGCTAGCCAAACTTCCTTCTATCCAGATCAGCTGTCTGGCATGTTACAGAAACTTGGTGGTAAAATCCCCAAGCAACATGATTTAGCCTCTGTCTCAAACAAGGATTACTGTAATCATGCCGTTCATGGATCTTCCGATCCAGTTCCTAGTGAGATGGTGGGTCATGATTCTTTGAACTCAGATATTCCAATGAGTCTGGCTTCGACATCCCTGTGTTCGCTGGAACCAAAGAAAAAGGTTTTAAATACAACCCAGCATTTGATGGATGTCAACTTGAAAAATTTTGCTTTTAGGCACATGGTTGGTTTAACTACACAGAAAAGTTCTACTTCCCTTAAAAAAAGTCCCCAACATCACAAACTATGCTGTTTGTCATCCATGGAACCTCAACTTGATGGTTGTCAGGATCTGGAAATGCAGAGAGATGCAGGGGAAGGAAATTACTGCAGAAATTACCATGAAATCTCCAAAATTGCTATAAAATCTGTACATTCATGTCCAAGTTGTCAATCTGGTCGTGGTATGGATATTTTTCCTGGTCATCCTTGTCATACAG GTTCAACTAGATCCTGCAATTGCACTGGTTCAACACAAAGAGTTCCACTAAGTTCTGAAAAATACTGTAAAAGGTTTTCTACTTGCTGCATTTGTGATGTTGATGAGCAACCTTGTTTGAG ATTGGGGAGGCTGGGAAGCAATTGTTTCACTGGTAGTCTTAAGCATGGAATGTGCAATCACAAAGAACATAATTCTTGCTTATCTCAACATTGCTGCTCCTCTGTACTTCCATATTGTGTTTCAGGCTTCTGTACGTCAGGTGGTAATAAAACTTTTCATGCCTTAAGTGAACGAAGAGTTTGTGGGCAAGCTAAAGTAATGCATGCCACTCCAGACCatgataaggattatttaataccaGACAGAAAAAGAATTTGTCTAGCTCATTGTGGTTGCTCTAAGAATAAGTTTGTTCCAAGGAATGATCAAAAGACATCCTTTTGGAGAGATGTTCCAAAGAAAGTGTATGCCGATGCTGATATCTCTTCTACTTTCAAGATTGCACAGGCACTGGAAACCACAAAACGTATTGGTGATCAACTTGATGATTGTTCTCCAGAGTTTGATGGAACTCGTCAATCTTCCCAGTCAACGAGAGCACAGAAGATGTTTAATATGTCATCTGGATCATCTGCTCCTGTTGTAACTGAGGTTTCAACTGAAGTTAATAATTTAACTTCTTGTGCAGCAAATATTAGAACTACAAATATGATCCATGATCTCTTGGTGGATGAAGGATCAGGGAATGAGAAATGTGGCTCATCTGATGAGGCTGTTGGTGGTGGGGAGTGTGAGGAAACCATTCACATAATGGGTAAGGTGGATGTAGCTACACCTGGGTTCCATCATTTGGCGGGTCATTCTTCTGTTGGCCTTATTGATGAACTTTGTTTGATGAGTCCATTGAAAACCAAGAGGGTTaggaatatgaataaatgctgTGCAGATCAAGAGAATGTCAATAAGAATCTGAATTTTGAAAGGACACCTAAAACAGCTAATAGAAACGAGTCTATGGAGCTCAATGGACCAGATATGTTAATTCCATTATCTGATTATGCTTTTCCTTCTGAAATCCCTAATAATCTCAGACATTTAGAAATTGACCATTCTCGATCACAAGGAGAAGTTTCCCCACAACCTGTTAGTGTGAAGAAAAAAACACATCTTTCTACTTGTGGATCTTCAAGTGTTAAGAGAAAGAGGTCATCACTGTCCTGCAACAAGTCTAACTTCGAAAGATTCAGTATCCAACATAAATTGCAGGAGGACATTGAAAAGCGGATCCTGGATGATGATCATTCTCTTAGTAGAGTTGAGACTTCTAGAAAGAAGACAAAGCAAGTTTTGGCTGCATATTTGAAACAGGAAAATTCTACAAGAACTGGAAAACCACCCAAATATATGTCATTAAACTGTATTGGTAATACTTTTAGCAATATTAAGACTACTTTGCCTAAGAAAAGCAGGCCTATTGTATGTGGAAATTCAGGTATCATCTATTGTGGGGAAACAGATGGTGATCAAAAGCCTCCAAAGATCATTTCCCTTAGTTTGATACTAAAAAATGCTAGGAGGTGTAGCACTGTTGAAGTCTATAATACCAGTTTGGGCCTAGACAATGAATTATCATCTTTGAAATTATTACATGAGAAGGATATGCCAAGTAGTTGTTCTGAGAATGGGCAAAATCCAAAATTTCTTCGTATATCAGGTGAAAATAAAGGATATTCCAGCAAGAATGGTGGATATTTGGATACTTTGTCAGCAGGAAAGGAAACAGACTCTGTCCTGGGACCTGGTTTGCATCCTAAACAATTAAAATCCCAGTCAAGACCAAAACAGAAGGATGTTCATACACAGAGTCTCAATAGATTCGGAGCAAAACATAGACACGCAACAAAGAACTCCTGCTTATCAGCTTCTGGAATCAATGAATGCTCAAAATCGATTGAGGCAGAAAATGAGCTAAATGATTTTCCGTCAACTACTGTAG ATGGAGTGGAACATCAAAATGAGAAGCTTCATCCAAGGGAGATTTTAGAATCTGCATTGCCAACAAATATTCCATCATTTGCCAAGCTTAAGAACAATCAAGATCATGCTGGCAAGCTGTCTCAAGTAAGCAGAAGAAG ATGCAGCCAAGGGTACAAATTTCCCTCCTTTCTTTTGAACTCAGATTCATTTTGTTGTGTCTGTGGAAGCTCAAATCAAGACGATGCTAATCATTTGATAGAGTGCAATGACTGCTTGATTAAA GTTCACCAGGCTTGCTATGGTGTTTCAAAAATTCCAAAAGGGCATTGGTCTTGTAGGCCATGCAAGGCCAACTCCCAAAACATT GTTTGTGTTTTGTGTGGATATGGAGGTGGTGCCATGACACGGGCGCTAAAATGCCAAAATATTGTCAGAAGTTTGTTGAAGGCTTGGAGAGTCAGTAAAACATCCTACTCTGGCAAATCAGTTCCTTCTGAAAGTACAGAGAATGAGTTTTTTAATCCTAGTTCAGTAGGTGAAGTACCAAAGTTTGACAAATGTGGTTTAGCTCCTCTTGGTGAGATAATCTCCGATTTCTCTCCCAAAGCTGCTTTGAAATTGGATATGCAGATGCAAACCAACTTtcctgaaagcaaaaattgcatgcCGGAAAAGTTTCAGACCCATAACAGCATAACTGCTGGAGTATTGGATCCATCCACTAAACAGTGGGTTCATATGGTTTGTGGACTCTGGACACCCGGTACAAGATGCCCAAACGTTGACACAATGAGCACTTTCGATGTATCTGGTGCTTTACCGGCGAAGAAAAATATT GTTTGCTCAATATGTAACCGACCTGGGGGTTCATGTATAGAGTGCAGAGTTCCAACTTGTTGTATCCCATTTCATCCTTGGTGTGCACATCAGAAG GGTTTACTGCAAAGTGAAATTGAAGGTGATGACAATGAAAGGGTTGGCTTTTATGGGAGATGTCCACATCATGCAACTCTCAATAGTTGTCTTCCTGATAGTCATGTTATGGATCCTGAAGAAGAAAGTCCAGGGAGCAACGAATGGACATGTGCTCGCACAGAG GGTTTTAAAGGtcggaaaagagagaaaggatacAAACCTAACACTCAGAGACCCTGTGATAATGGAGTATGCATTGTTTCTCAGGAACAGATAAATGCCTGGCTTCATATCAATGGCCAAAAGTCATGTACAAGAGGTGTGGTGAGACAGCCATGTTCAGATGTTGAGTATGACCTCCGG AAAGAATATATTCGTTACAAACAATCGAAGGGATGGAAGCATTTGGTGGTCTACAAATCAGGAATTCATGCTCTTGGTCTCTACACATCGCAGTTCATTGCCCGTGGAGCTATG GTCGTAGAATATGTCGGTGAGATCGTTGGACTGCGGGTAGCTGACAAGCGAGAAGCTGAGTACCAATCAGGAAGGAGAATCCAGTACAAAAGTGCCTGCTACTTCTTCAGGATAGACAAGGAGCATATCATCGATGCGACTCGCAAAGGTGGGATCGCTCGATTCGTCAACCATTCATGCCTG CCCAACTGTGTTGCCAAAGTGATCTCAATCAGGAACGAGAAAAAG GTGGTGTTCTTTGCGGAAAGGGACATAAATCCAGGCGAAGAGATTACATACGACTACCACTTCAACAGTGAGGATGAGGGCAAAAAGATCCCGTGTTTCTGTAACTCAAGAAATTGCAGGCGATATCTGAACTAG